The following proteins are co-located in the Microbacterium immunditiarum genome:
- a CDS encoding dihydroorotase: METLLFRGASLEGTGAVDLLVEDGVIVETGTGLSRAGATVIDVDGLVVLPGLVDLHTHLREPGYEASETVLTGSRAAAAGGYAAVFAMPNTSPVADTAGVVEQELALGEAAGFVTVQPIGAVTVGQKGERLAELGAMADSRARVRVFSDDGFCVWDPLIMRRALEYVKAFDGVIAQHAQDPRLTEGAQMNEGVVSAELGLAGWPAVAEESIIARDVLLAEHVGSRLHVCHLSTAGSVDIIRWAKRRGVDVTAEVTPHHLLLTDELARDYDPRFKVNPPLRREEDVLAVREGLADGTIDIVATDHAPHPPEAKACEWQAAANGMVGLESALRVVQLAMVDTGLITWADVARVMSREPARIGRLEGFGAPLTPGHSASVTFYDPSPVRTFSAHDLRGRSTNSPYLGRELPGEVRWTVHRGVPTVVDGTLLDRPGVRA; the protein is encoded by the coding sequence ATCGAAACGCTGCTGTTCCGCGGCGCGTCGCTCGAAGGCACCGGCGCGGTCGACCTCCTCGTCGAGGACGGCGTGATCGTCGAGACCGGCACCGGGCTCAGCCGCGCCGGGGCGACGGTGATCGACGTCGACGGGCTGGTGGTGCTGCCGGGCCTCGTGGACCTGCACACCCACCTGCGCGAGCCGGGCTACGAGGCATCCGAGACCGTGCTCACCGGATCGCGCGCCGCGGCCGCCGGCGGCTACGCGGCCGTCTTCGCGATGCCGAACACGTCACCCGTGGCCGACACGGCGGGCGTCGTCGAGCAGGAACTGGCACTCGGCGAGGCCGCCGGGTTCGTCACGGTGCAGCCCATCGGCGCGGTCACCGTCGGGCAGAAGGGCGAGCGCCTCGCCGAGCTCGGCGCGATGGCCGACTCGCGCGCTCGGGTGCGGGTCTTCAGCGACGACGGATTCTGCGTGTGGGACCCGCTCATCATGCGACGCGCCCTCGAGTACGTGAAGGCGTTCGACGGCGTCATCGCCCAGCACGCGCAGGACCCGCGACTCACCGAGGGCGCCCAGATGAACGAGGGCGTCGTGTCGGCCGAGCTCGGACTCGCCGGCTGGCCCGCCGTCGCCGAGGAGTCGATCATCGCGCGCGACGTGCTGCTCGCGGAGCACGTCGGCTCGCGCCTGCACGTGTGTCACCTGTCGACCGCGGGATCGGTCGACATCATCCGGTGGGCCAAGCGCCGCGGCGTCGACGTGACGGCCGAGGTGACGCCTCACCACCTGCTGCTGACCGACGAGCTCGCACGCGACTACGACCCGCGCTTCAAGGTCAACCCGCCGCTGCGCCGCGAGGAGGACGTCCTGGCGGTGCGCGAGGGGCTCGCCGACGGCACGATCGACATCGTCGCGACCGATCACGCGCCGCATCCGCCCGAGGCGAAGGCATGCGAATGGCAGGCGGCCGCGAACGGCATGGTCGGGCTCGAGAGCGCTCTGCGCGTCGTGCAGCTCGCGATGGTCGACACGGGGCTCATCACGTGGGCGGACGTCGCACGCGTCATGAGCCGTGAGCCGGCGCGGATCGGGCGGCTGGAGGGCTTCGGCGCGCCGCTGACGCCGGGGCACTCGGCATCCGTCACCTTCTACGACCCATCGCCCGTACGGACGTTCTCGGCCCACGACCTGCGGGGCCGCAGCACGAACTCGCCGTACCTCGGCCGCGAGCTGCCCGGCGAGGTGCGCTGGACTGTCCACCGCGGCGTGCCCACCGTCGTCGACGGGACGCTGCTCGACCGGCCGGGGGTGCGCGCATGA
- the carA gene encoding glutamine-hydrolyzing carbamoyl-phosphate synthase small subunit — MTSLFTTDPAVLVLEDGTRHVGRAYGARGTTLGEVVFATGMTGYQETLTDPSYAGQIVLQTAPHIGNTGMNQEDPESRRIWVSGYIVRDPSRVVSNWRAEESLDEALERDGIVGISGIDTRAVTRHIRSAGSMRGGIFSGDSASIEPDEQLRIVRDAPQMAGLNLSAEVSVPVAQVTPAEGERIGNLAVLDLGVKQATVDNLAARGFEVHVLPQSVTIDELRAIDPVAVFYSNGPGDPAASDAHVELLRGVLDERLPFFGICFGNQLLGRALGLGTYKLPFGHRGINQPVLDKSTGRVEITAHNHGFAVDAPVEGEFESPAGYGRIEVSHVGLNDRVVEGLRALDLPAFSVQYHPEAAAGPHDANYLFDRFRDMVLASLAGRENRDQVEQGDTATTGEND, encoded by the coding sequence ATGACCTCGCTGTTCACGACCGATCCCGCGGTCCTCGTCCTCGAGGACGGCACCCGACACGTCGGGCGCGCCTACGGGGCGCGCGGCACGACGCTCGGCGAGGTCGTCTTCGCGACCGGCATGACCGGGTACCAGGAGACCCTCACCGACCCGTCGTACGCGGGCCAGATCGTGCTGCAGACGGCGCCGCACATCGGCAACACGGGCATGAACCAGGAGGACCCCGAGTCCCGCCGCATCTGGGTCTCGGGCTACATCGTGCGCGACCCTTCGCGCGTGGTCTCGAACTGGCGCGCCGAGGAGTCGCTCGACGAGGCGCTCGAGCGAGACGGCATCGTGGGCATCAGCGGCATCGACACCCGCGCGGTCACGCGCCACATCCGCTCGGCCGGCAGCATGCGCGGCGGAATCTTCTCGGGCGACTCCGCCTCGATCGAACCCGACGAGCAGCTCCGCATCGTCCGCGATGCCCCGCAGATGGCGGGCCTCAACCTGTCGGCGGAGGTCTCGGTCCCCGTCGCGCAGGTCACTCCCGCGGAGGGCGAGCGCATCGGCAACCTCGCGGTGCTCGACCTCGGGGTCAAGCAGGCGACGGTCGACAACCTCGCGGCGCGCGGGTTCGAGGTGCACGTCCTCCCGCAGAGCGTCACGATCGACGAGCTGCGCGCGATCGACCCGGTGGCGGTGTTCTACTCGAACGGGCCGGGCGACCCCGCGGCATCCGACGCCCATGTCGAGCTTCTGCGCGGCGTGCTCGACGAAAGGCTGCCGTTCTTCGGCATCTGCTTCGGCAACCAGCTGCTGGGCCGCGCGCTCGGCCTCGGCACGTACAAGCTGCCGTTCGGGCACCGCGGCATCAACCAGCCCGTGCTCGACAAGTCGACGGGCCGCGTCGAGATCACGGCGCACAACCACGGCTTCGCGGTCGACGCCCCCGTCGAGGGGGAGTTCGAGAGCCCCGCCGGCTACGGCCGCATCGAGGTGAGCCACGTCGGCCTCAACGACCGCGTGGTCGAGGGCCTGCGCGCGCTCGACCTCCCGGCGTTCTCGGTGCAGTACCACCCCGAGGCCGCGGCCGGACCCCACGACGCGAACTACCTGTTCGACCGCTTCCGCGACATGGTGCTCGCGTCGCTCGCCGGGCGGGAGAATCGAGACCAGGTCGAGCAAGGCGACACGGCGACGACCGGAGAGAACGACTGA
- the carB gene encoding carbamoyl-phosphate synthase large subunit — protein sequence MPKRDDIQSVLVIGSGPIVIGQAAEFDYSGTQACRVLRGEGLRVILVNPNPATIMTDPDFADATYIEPITPAVIETIIAKEQPDAILPTLGGQTALNAAIALHEQGILDKYGVELIGAKVDAIRKGEDRQIFKELVVAAGADVAASRIAHSMDEVLAAADELGYPLVVRPSFTMGGLGSGFAFDEEDLRRIAGAGLHDSPTHEVLLEESILGWKEYELELMRDTADNTVVVCSIENVDPVGVHTGDSITVAPALTLTDREYQMLRDIGIDIIRAVGVDTGGCNIQFAVHPDTGRVIVIEMNPRVSRSSALASKATGFPIAKIAAKLAIGYRLDEIPNDITKVTPASFEPTLDYVVVKVPRFNFEKFPAADTTLTTTMKSVGEAMAIGRNYATALQKALRSLEKRGSGFHWGDYPSTSSGTEMSVEELLEVAKTPTDGRIVVLQQALRKGATVEQAFDATKIDPWFLDQIVLINEVAEFVRTAGELDAHTLRIAKEHGFSDAQIAQLRDDTEAEVRGIRHALGVRPVYKTVDTCAGEFPALTPYHYSSYDAETEVAPSDRTKVVIIGSGPNRIGQGVEFDYSCVHASFALSAAGYETVMVNCNPETVSTDYDTSDRLYFEPLTLEDVLEVLHAESQSGEILGVICQLGGQTPLGLAKGIQDAGYRILGTSPDAIDLAEERGLFSGILASGGLVAPRHGTAIDVGGAVAVAEDIGYPVLVRPSFVLGGRGMEIVYDTPSLHDYFDRIADQAIIGPGLPLLVDRFLDDAIEIDVDALYDGDELYVGGVMEHLEEAGIHSGDSSCALPPMSLGRSDIDRVRDATRAIAEGVGVRGLINVQFAISAGVLYVIEANPRASRTVPFVSKALGIPLAKAAARIMAGATIGELVAEGLLPSVDGSRVPFGAPVAVKEAVLPFKRFRTADGHIVDSVLGPEMRSTGEVMGIDRDFPTAFAKSQEAAYGGMPLSGTVFISVADSDKRAVILPAHRLQQLGFSLVATEGTAEILGRNGIDVTVVNKYSQTQATGETNIVDLINSGEIDIVVNTPSGGAARADGYEIRAAAVAGDKALFTTMAVLGAAVTAMDAMQDGFGVKSLQEYAADRAAVTA from the coding sequence ATGCCCAAGCGCGACGACATCCAGAGCGTCCTCGTGATCGGGTCGGGCCCGATCGTGATCGGCCAGGCCGCCGAGTTCGACTACTCGGGCACCCAGGCGTGCCGCGTGCTGCGCGGCGAGGGGCTGCGCGTCATCCTCGTCAACCCGAACCCGGCGACGATCATGACCGATCCGGACTTCGCCGACGCGACGTATATCGAGCCGATCACGCCCGCCGTGATCGAGACGATCATCGCGAAGGAGCAGCCGGATGCGATCCTGCCCACGCTCGGCGGGCAGACCGCCCTCAACGCCGCGATCGCGCTCCACGAGCAGGGCATCCTCGACAAGTACGGCGTCGAGCTCATCGGCGCGAAGGTCGACGCGATCCGCAAGGGCGAGGACCGGCAGATCTTCAAGGAGCTCGTCGTCGCTGCGGGCGCCGACGTCGCCGCCTCGCGCATCGCCCACTCGATGGACGAGGTCCTCGCGGCCGCCGACGAGCTCGGCTACCCGCTGGTCGTGCGACCGTCGTTCACGATGGGCGGCCTCGGCTCGGGCTTCGCGTTCGACGAGGAGGACCTGCGCCGGATCGCCGGCGCCGGCCTGCACGACTCGCCCACGCACGAGGTGCTGCTCGAGGAGTCGATCCTCGGGTGGAAGGAGTACGAGCTCGAGCTCATGCGCGACACGGCCGACAACACCGTCGTCGTCTGCTCGATCGAGAACGTCGACCCCGTCGGCGTGCACACGGGCGACTCGATCACGGTCGCGCCCGCCCTCACCCTCACCGACCGCGAGTACCAGATGCTCCGCGACATCGGCATCGACATCATCCGCGCGGTGGGCGTCGACACGGGCGGATGCAACATCCAGTTCGCCGTCCACCCGGACACGGGCCGCGTGATCGTGATCGAGATGAACCCGCGCGTCTCGCGGTCGTCGGCACTCGCGTCGAAGGCGACGGGGTTCCCGATCGCGAAGATCGCCGCGAAGCTCGCGATCGGGTACCGCCTCGACGAGATCCCGAACGACATCACGAAGGTGACGCCGGCGAGCTTCGAGCCGACACTGGACTACGTCGTCGTGAAGGTGCCGCGCTTCAACTTCGAGAAGTTCCCCGCGGCCGACACGACGCTCACCACCACCATGAAATCGGTGGGCGAGGCCATGGCGATCGGGCGCAACTACGCGACCGCGCTGCAGAAGGCGCTGCGTTCGCTCGAGAAGCGCGGATCGGGCTTCCACTGGGGCGATTACCCTTCGACGAGCTCAGGGACCGAGATGTCGGTCGAGGAGCTTCTCGAGGTCGCCAAGACCCCGACCGACGGCCGCATCGTCGTGCTGCAGCAGGCGCTGCGCAAGGGCGCGACGGTCGAGCAGGCGTTCGACGCCACGAAGATCGACCCGTGGTTCCTCGACCAGATCGTGCTCATCAACGAGGTGGCCGAGTTCGTGCGCACCGCGGGAGAGCTGGACGCGCACACGCTGCGCATCGCGAAGGAGCACGGCTTCAGCGACGCGCAGATCGCCCAGCTGCGCGATGACACGGAGGCGGAGGTGCGCGGCATCCGTCACGCCCTCGGCGTCCGTCCCGTCTACAAGACGGTCGACACGTGCGCGGGGGAGTTCCCGGCGCTGACGCCGTACCACTACTCGAGCTACGACGCCGAGACCGAGGTCGCGCCGTCCGACCGCACGAAGGTCGTCATCATCGGCTCGGGGCCGAACCGCATCGGGCAGGGCGTCGAGTTCGACTACTCGTGCGTGCACGCGTCGTTCGCGCTGTCGGCGGCAGGCTACGAGACCGTCATGGTCAACTGCAACCCCGAGACGGTCTCGACCGACTACGACACGAGCGACCGTCTGTACTTCGAGCCGCTCACGCTTGAGGACGTGCTCGAGGTGCTGCACGCCGAGTCGCAGTCCGGTGAGATCCTCGGCGTGATCTGCCAGCTCGGCGGCCAGACCCCGCTCGGTCTCGCGAAGGGCATCCAGGACGCCGGCTACCGCATCCTCGGCACGAGCCCCGACGCGATCGACCTCGCCGAGGAGCGAGGGCTGTTCAGCGGCATCCTCGCGTCGGGCGGCCTCGTCGCACCGCGTCACGGCACCGCGATCGACGTCGGGGGCGCCGTTGCCGTGGCGGAGGACATCGGGTACCCCGTGCTCGTGCGCCCGAGCTTCGTGCTCGGCGGGCGCGGCATGGAGATCGTCTACGACACCCCGAGCCTGCACGACTACTTCGACCGCATCGCCGACCAGGCGATCATCGGCCCCGGCCTTCCGCTGCTCGTGGACCGCTTCCTCGACGACGCGATCGAGATCGACGTGGACGCGCTCTACGACGGCGACGAGCTGTACGTCGGCGGGGTGATGGAGCACCTCGAAGAGGCCGGAATCCACTCGGGCGACTCGAGCTGTGCGCTGCCGCCCATGTCGCTCGGCCGGTCCGACATCGACCGCGTGCGCGACGCGACGCGCGCGATCGCCGAGGGCGTCGGAGTGCGCGGGCTCATCAACGTGCAGTTCGCCATCAGCGCCGGTGTGCTCTACGTCATCGAGGCGAACCCGCGTGCAAGCCGCACGGTGCCGTTCGTGTCGAAGGCGCTCGGCATCCCGCTCGCGAAGGCGGCCGCGCGCATCATGGCCGGCGCGACGATCGGCGAGCTCGTGGCGGAGGGGCTGCTGCCGTCGGTGGACGGCTCGCGCGTCCCGTTCGGGGCGCCGGTCGCCGTGAAGGAGGCCGTGCTGCCCTTCAAGCGCTTCCGCACGGCCGACGGCCACATCGTGGACTCCGTGCTCGGTCCCGAGATGCGCTCGACGGGCGAGGTCATGGGAATCGACCGTGACTTCCCGACCGCGTTCGCGAAGAGTCAGGAGGCCGCTTACGGCGGCATGCCGCTGTCGGGCACCGTGTTCATCTCGGTCGCCGACAGCGACAAGCGCGCCGTGATCCTGCCGGCGCACCGCCTGCAGCAGCTCGGCTTCTCGCTTGTCGCGACGGAGGGCACGGCCGAGATCCTGGGCCGCAACGGCATCGACGTCACGGTCGTGAACAAGTACAGCCAGACCCAGGCGACGGGGGAGACGAACATCGTCGACCTCATCAACTCGGGCGAGATCGACATCGTCGTGAACACACCGAGCGGCGGTGCGGCCCGCGCGGACGGGTACGAGATCCGCGCCGCGGCGGTCGCCGGCGACAAGGCCCTGTTCACGACGATGGCCGTGCTCGGGGCCGCCGTGACCGCGATGGATGCGATGCAGGACGGCTTCGGCGTCAAGAGCCTGCAGGAGTACGCGGCCGACCGCGCGGCGGTGACGGCGTGA
- a CDS encoding aspartate carbamoyltransferase catalytic subunit, whose translation MRHLLDTKTLSRDAALRILDVAEDMADTQQREVKKLPTLRGKTVVNLFFEDSTRTRISFEAAAKRLSADVINFSAKGSSVSKGESLQDTAQTLQAMGADAVVIRHGASGAPRTLATSGWITAGVVNAGDGTHEHPTQALLDAFTIRKRRFGTDSRGRDLSGLAVTIVGDILHSRVARSNVWLLHTLGATVTLVAPPTLVPQDMSAWPVRVVYDLDAAVAEAPDALMMLRIQLERMNAAYFPTEREYSRRWGLDATRLAGLAADSIVMHPGPMNRGLEISADAADSSRSTVLDQVSNGVSVRMAVLYLLLAGERDDDGRAA comes from the coding sequence ATGAGGCACCTGCTCGACACGAAGACACTCTCGCGCGACGCCGCGCTGCGTATCCTCGACGTCGCGGAGGACATGGCCGACACGCAGCAGCGCGAGGTCAAGAAGCTGCCGACACTCCGCGGCAAGACCGTCGTGAACCTCTTCTTCGAAGATTCCACGCGCACGCGCATCTCGTTCGAGGCGGCCGCGAAGCGGCTGTCGGCGGACGTCATCAACTTCTCGGCGAAAGGGTCGAGCGTCTCGAAGGGCGAGAGTCTGCAGGACACCGCGCAGACGCTCCAGGCGATGGGGGCGGATGCGGTCGTCATCCGCCACGGGGCCTCCGGCGCCCCCCGCACGCTCGCGACGAGCGGCTGGATCACCGCGGGCGTCGTGAACGCGGGCGACGGCACGCACGAGCATCCGACGCAGGCGCTGCTCGACGCCTTCACGATCCGCAAGCGGCGGTTCGGGACCGACAGCCGCGGACGCGACCTCAGCGGGCTCGCGGTGACGATCGTGGGGGACATCCTCCACTCGCGCGTCGCCCGCTCGAACGTGTGGCTGCTGCACACACTCGGCGCGACCGTGACGCTGGTCGCACCGCCGACGCTCGTGCCGCAGGACATGTCGGCGTGGCCCGTGCGCGTGGTCTACGACCTCGACGCGGCGGTCGCCGAGGCGCCCGACGCGCTCATGATGCTGCGCATCCAGCTCGAGCGCATGAACGCGGCGTATTTCCCGACCGAACGGGAGTATTCCCGGCGATGGGGCCTCGACGCGACGCGTTTGGCGGGGCTCGCGGCGGATAGCATTGTCATGCACCCCGGTCCCATGAACCGCGGGCTCGAGATCTCCGCCGACGCCGCCGATTCGTCTCGGTCGACCGTGCTCGACCAGGTGTCGAACGGCGTCTCGGTGCGGATGGCGGTGCTGTATCTGCTCCTGGCGGGGGAGCGCGACGACGATGGGAGAGCCGCGTGA
- the pyrR gene encoding bifunctional pyr operon transcriptional regulator/uracil phosphoribosyltransferase PyrR, protein MSTRTVLHEADIARALTRISHEILESNKGPENLVILGIPTRGVTLAERIGSLVSEFGGEAVPVGSLDVTMYRDDLHRNPTRAPQPTQIPPGGIDGKVVVLVDDVLFSGRSIRAALDALQDIGRPAVVRLATLIDRGHRELPIRPDFVGKNLPSARDERVFVRLAEVDGEEYVSIEGR, encoded by the coding sequence ATGAGCACGCGCACCGTGCTGCACGAGGCCGACATCGCCCGGGCATTGACTCGGATCTCGCACGAGATCCTCGAGTCCAACAAAGGCCCCGAGAACCTCGTGATCCTCGGCATCCCGACCCGCGGCGTCACGCTCGCCGAACGCATCGGCTCGCTCGTGAGCGAGTTCGGCGGCGAAGCCGTGCCGGTCGGCTCGCTCGACGTCACGATGTACCGCGACGACCTGCACCGCAACCCCACGCGCGCCCCGCAGCCGACGCAGATCCCGCCCGGCGGCATCGACGGCAAGGTGGTCGTGCTCGTCGACGACGTGCTGTTCTCGGGGCGGAGCATCCGTGCCGCCCTCGACGCCCTGCAGGACATCGGCCGTCCCGCCGTCGTGCGCCTGGCGACCCTCATCGATCGCGGTCATCGCGAGCTCCCGATCCGCCCCGACTTCGTCGGCAAGAACCTGCCCAGCGCGCGTGACGAGCGCGTGTTCGTGCGTCTGGCCGAGGTCGACGGCGAAGAGTACGTCTCGATCGAGGGGCGGTGA